One genomic segment of Streptomyces sp. RerS4 includes these proteins:
- a CDS encoding caspase family protein — protein MSTTVDLGLAAQGCHVLLIGSGLSAAPDILPPVPAVHRTLTDLAAALREHCGVAPERLTVLEDPPDTETFARAVSQAARAASDTLLLYYVGHGLVGARNELRLCTRATTGDPDTVPYNTLAFGQVLDLVRRNKLARLITVLDCCHGGRAAEHPFVGLPHHYLLAAAARDAVAFAPDGAAHTLFSGALLALLDEGDAGASAHLTLEDVRRRLAGRGLQPLVHQDSTTGWFTLARNTAFVPGSGSTSGPPDTGICPYPGLAPFEESNQRWFHGRDRLSADLAAALTAPDRPGLPLILLGVSGVGKSSLLRAGLLPTLRRGARSPDTPLGWEPVLLAPTDHPLDALAQALAEPARMSAGPLRRLLADDPPAVAGLLRRPGLGRVLIVDQFEETFTLCEDARERTAFIRALTELAAVGTTPRTPLVVLLSLTAHSFAACAERPELVRAVTEHQFVVPPLSSREIRAAVTEPARQENLRIEPGLLDLILTDLGHGPASGGPERTDVVGTSLVHLAQALTATWERRVDGVLTVRGYHDSGGIAGAITQSADAVLRDLDPDQRIVAQQLLLRTIRPGRPLEGVPPIRTAVDRDTLVRELGSRHTQPLLDRLLRAGLLTQTGRAVQPAHEALLRNWPLMRRWLAADPEWRVRHAQLTDAAAAWRDAGENDADLYRGHTLSRALELTADRTALEVGAEVLRFLDASVRNQRSATRRARTGRRLLLLGATTSAVVLAAASVLGVVAHRARERATTEAGALRSRQLAASALTLRHVEPLLAGRLAVGAEGSARTDESWAALIANSGLRPADSGGAESDLPAATSFAAAPDRPVMALAGGHQARLWTVDTRTPLASLRARLPIVDLAFSPDGRWIVAVGGGSLLFWDASTPGPDPVRRMELPAGAGGGLSFSRDSATVALTGRDSTHLVPLDATRAARVRSLAGEVLRYDAGGRLLTGRDAQGRLVVRRVAEDGTEGAPQVLPGSSGPYVDAASVSADGNSLAVARADGTAELWSLSGEPRRTGTIASAGGATGAPALSPDGRLLAMAGAGGVQVWDVREAVPTLLGQTSGHGPARLLGFLPDGGRLLVSDAASTRLWDVRALRQPGAVAAAPVASAAAVAYRSDGRALAVGGADGAVSVRTVTGEVVPVPAGLAAAGGRRVQDLAFAPDGRTLMVVRGRGVELWNTTDTGAAGPAALLPGVRAAVAAGAARLSVRTAHGTVEWWDVDSPTRPVLLASTPDARESGAPVTLVPDGRAAFTGSWWDLTEPASPRALGSAGADAPTADAVLVSAADGALAVGGDLSRVAAFSRPGKGPWTEPGMWGFAPTALALAPDGALAATGDDRGTVRLWRRTGSGQWRALAELPRRTGRVTALALSATGGLAVAVADGPVLISDLSRRALVAALCATPAPSGAGVEARWLAYGGRGSLDSDCGGGPP, from the coding sequence GTGTCGACCACCGTTGACCTCGGACTGGCGGCCCAGGGTTGCCACGTCCTGTTGATCGGCAGCGGGCTCAGTGCCGCCCCGGACATCCTGCCGCCCGTTCCGGCCGTGCACCGGACGTTGACCGACCTGGCCGCCGCCCTGCGCGAACACTGCGGGGTCGCCCCCGAGCGACTGACGGTGCTGGAGGACCCGCCGGACACGGAGACCTTCGCGCGGGCGGTGTCGCAGGCCGCCCGCGCCGCCTCCGACACCCTGCTCCTGTACTACGTGGGCCACGGCCTGGTCGGCGCCCGCAACGAGCTGCGCCTGTGCACCCGAGCGACGACCGGGGACCCCGACACCGTCCCGTACAACACGCTCGCCTTCGGCCAGGTCCTCGACCTGGTACGCAGGAACAAGCTCGCTCGGCTGATCACCGTCCTCGACTGCTGCCACGGGGGCCGCGCCGCCGAGCATCCCTTCGTCGGGCTGCCCCACCACTACCTGCTGGCCGCCGCCGCCCGCGACGCGGTGGCCTTCGCCCCGGACGGCGCCGCGCACACGTTGTTCTCCGGGGCTCTGCTCGCCCTCCTCGACGAGGGTGACGCGGGGGCGTCGGCCCACCTGACCCTGGAGGACGTCCGGCGCCGGCTGGCCGGGCGGGGTCTGCAGCCCCTCGTCCACCAGGACAGCACCACCGGTTGGTTCACCCTGGCCCGCAACACGGCCTTCGTGCCCGGCTCCGGGAGCACGTCCGGCCCGCCGGACACGGGGATCTGCCCCTACCCGGGCCTCGCCCCGTTCGAGGAGTCGAACCAACGCTGGTTCCACGGCCGTGACCGGCTGAGCGCAGACCTCGCCGCGGCTCTCACCGCCCCGGACCGGCCCGGCCTGCCGTTGATCCTGCTCGGCGTCTCCGGCGTCGGCAAGTCCTCGCTCCTGCGCGCCGGGCTCCTGCCCACCCTGCGCCGAGGAGCCCGCTCCCCCGACACACCCCTCGGCTGGGAACCGGTGCTCCTCGCCCCGACGGACCACCCCTTGGACGCGTTGGCGCAGGCCCTGGCCGAACCGGCCCGCATGTCCGCCGGGCCCCTCAGGAGACTGCTCGCGGACGATCCGCCCGCGGTGGCGGGCCTCCTGCGTCGGCCAGGGCTCGGGCGCGTGCTCATCGTGGACCAGTTCGAGGAGACGTTCACGCTCTGCGAGGACGCCCGGGAACGGACCGCCTTCATTCGCGCGCTCACCGAACTCGCCGCCGTCGGCACCACCCCGCGGACCCCCCTGGTCGTCCTGCTCTCCCTCACGGCCCACTCCTTCGCGGCGTGCGCCGAGCGCCCCGAGCTGGTGCGAGCGGTGACGGAGCACCAGTTCGTCGTGCCTCCCCTGTCATCCCGGGAGATCCGGGCCGCCGTGACGGAGCCCGCCCGGCAGGAGAACCTGCGCATCGAACCGGGCCTGCTCGACCTCATCCTGACCGACCTCGGACACGGTCCCGCTTCCGGCGGCCCGGAGCGCACCGACGTCGTCGGCACCAGCCTCGTCCACCTCGCACAGGCGCTGACGGCGACCTGGGAGCGGCGGGTGGACGGAGTGCTGACCGTGCGGGGCTACCACGACTCGGGGGGCATCGCCGGAGCCATCACCCAGTCCGCCGACGCGGTCCTGCGGGACCTCGATCCGGATCAGCGGATCGTGGCCCAACAGTTGCTGCTGCGCACGATCCGGCCGGGTCGCCCCCTGGAGGGCGTACCGCCGATCCGGACCGCCGTGGACCGCGACACGCTCGTACGGGAACTGGGCAGCCGCCACACACAACCCCTCCTGGACCGGCTGCTGCGGGCCGGGCTGCTCACCCAGACCGGGCGGGCCGTCCAACCCGCCCACGAGGCCCTGCTCCGGAACTGGCCGCTCATGCGCCGGTGGCTCGCGGCGGACCCGGAATGGCGGGTGCGCCACGCGCAGTTGACGGACGCCGCGGCGGCGTGGCGGGACGCCGGCGAGAACGACGCGGACCTCTACCGGGGCCACACGCTCAGCCGCGCCCTGGAGTTGACGGCGGACCGGACGGCGCTGGAGGTCGGGGCGGAGGTGCTGCGGTTCCTCGACGCCTCGGTGAGAAACCAACGCTCGGCCACCCGCCGCGCCCGGACCGGTCGCCGTCTCCTGCTGCTCGGCGCCACCACATCCGCCGTCGTGCTGGCCGCCGCGTCCGTCCTGGGCGTGGTGGCCCACCGGGCGCGGGAGCGGGCGACGACCGAGGCCGGGGCGCTACGGTCCCGACAGCTGGCCGCGTCGGCTCTGACGCTGCGTCACGTCGAGCCGCTGCTGGCGGGACGGCTCGCCGTGGGGGCGGAGGGCAGCGCCCGCACCGACGAGTCGTGGGCCGCGCTGATCGCGAACTCCGGCCTGCGCCCGGCCGACTCCGGCGGCGCCGAGAGCGACCTGCCGGCCGCGACCTCGTTCGCCGCCGCGCCCGACCGGCCCGTGATGGCCCTGGCCGGCGGGCACCAGGCGCGGCTGTGGACCGTCGACACCCGAACGCCTCTCGCCTCGCTGCGCGCCCGTCTCCCCATCGTGGACCTGGCCTTCTCCCCGGACGGGCGGTGGATCGTCGCGGTCGGCGGCGGCTCGCTGCTGTTCTGGGACGCGTCGACGCCCGGCCCGGACCCGGTGCGTCGGATGGAGTTGCCCGCCGGCGCCGGGGGCGGGCTGAGCTTCTCGCGTGATTCCGCCACCGTCGCCCTCACCGGCAGGGACTCCACGCATCTGGTCCCGCTCGATGCGACGCGTGCGGCCCGGGTGCGGAGCCTGGCCGGCGAGGTACTGCGCTACGACGCCGGCGGCAGGCTCCTCACCGGCCGGGACGCCCAGGGACGGTTGGTGGTGCGGCGGGTGGCCGAGGACGGCACGGAAGGCGCGCCTCAGGTACTGCCCGGGTCGTCGGGCCCGTACGTGGACGCGGCGAGCGTCTCGGCCGACGGGAACTCCCTGGCGGTCGCCCGTGCGGACGGCACGGCCGAACTGTGGTCACTGTCGGGCGAGCCGCGCCGTACGGGGACGATCGCTTCGGCGGGAGGCGCGACGGGGGCGCCGGCGCTGTCGCCCGACGGGCGTCTGCTGGCCATGGCGGGGGCCGGGGGCGTCCAGGTGTGGGACGTGCGCGAAGCCGTCCCGACGCTGCTGGGCCAGACCTCCGGGCACGGCCCGGCCCGGCTGCTGGGCTTCCTCCCGGACGGCGGCCGGCTCCTGGTGTCTGACGCGGCCTCGACCCGACTGTGGGACGTGCGCGCCCTGCGCCAGCCGGGCGCCGTCGCCGCCGCGCCGGTCGCTTCCGCCGCGGCGGTGGCGTACCGGTCCGACGGGCGGGCCCTGGCCGTGGGCGGTGCGGACGGGGCGGTCTCGGTGCGGACGGTCACGGGTGAGGTGGTGCCCGTACCCGCCGGGCTGGCGGCGGCGGGCGGACGACGGGTTCAGGACCTGGCGTTCGCCCCGGACGGGCGCACGCTGATGGTGGTCCGGGGGCGGGGGGTGGAGCTGTGGAACACCACCGACACGGGCGCGGCGGGACCGGCGGCCCTGCTGCCGGGTGTTCGCGCGGCCGTCGCCGCCGGCGCGGCGCGGTTGTCCGTACGCACCGCCCACGGCACCGTCGAGTGGTGGGACGTCGACTCGCCCACGCGTCCGGTGCTGCTGGCTTCGACGCCGGACGCGAGGGAGTCCGGCGCCCCGGTGACCCTCGTTCCCGACGGGCGTGCGGCGTTCACCGGTTCCTGGTGGGACCTGACCGAGCCGGCTTCACCGCGCGCGCTCGGCTCGGCGGGCGCCGATGCTCCGACGGCGGACGCCGTCCTGGTGTCCGCCGCCGACGGCGCCCTGGCGGTGGGCGGCGACCTCTCCCGGGTCGCGGCGTTCTCCCGGCCGGGCAAGGGCCCGTGGACGGAGCCCGGGATGTGGGGCTTCGCCCCGACGGCACTCGCCCTGGCGCCCGACGGCGCCCTGGCCGCGACCGGCGACGACCGGGGCACCGTCCGGTTGTGGCGGCGCACCGGGAGCGGACAGTGGCGGGCGCTGGCGGAACTGCCCCGGCGGACCGGCCGCGTGACGGCCCTGGCGCTGTCGGCGACGGGAGGACTCGCGGTCGCCGTCGCCGACGGACCGGTGCTGATCTCGGACTTGTCCCGCCGCGCACTCGTCGCGGCCCTGTGCGCCACGCCGGCCCCGTCGGGGGCCGGGGTCGAGGCCCGCTGGCTCGCCTATGGAGGCCGTGGCTCCTTGGACTCCGATTGCGGCGGCGGCCCGCCGTAG
- a CDS encoding cupin domain-containing protein yields the protein MTHREGARPAPDSGDRAPVNNRVHRVGSGELDGYAAISGGTVGSKRLWMGLVENPPLSSTDNHHHGDSEAGVYVVSGHPVFVYHDGTQEVRLAANPGDFFLVPPFVPHREENPHPSEPAVVVIARTTQEPIKVSVPELYRLEETDTQSSRTS from the coding sequence ATGACTCACCGTGAAGGCGCCCGGCCCGCACCGGACTCCGGTGACCGCGCGCCGGTCAACAACCGCGTCCACCGCGTCGGATCCGGCGAACTGGACGGTTACGCCGCTATCAGCGGAGGCACGGTCGGCTCGAAGAGGCTCTGGATGGGCCTGGTGGAGAACCCGCCGCTGAGCTCGACGGACAACCACCATCACGGCGATTCGGAGGCCGGTGTCTACGTGGTCAGCGGTCACCCCGTGTTCGTCTACCACGACGGCACGCAGGAGGTACGGCTCGCCGCCAACCCCGGCGACTTCTTCCTCGTCCCCCCGTTCGTCCCGCACCGAGAAGAGAACCCCCACCCGAGTGAGCCCGCGGTCGTCGTGATCGCCCGGACCACCCAAGAGCCGATCAAGGTCTCCGTGCCCGAGCTGTATCGGCTCGAAGAGACAGACACGCAGTCGAGCCGGACGTCGTAG